Proteins from a genomic interval of Chionomys nivalis chromosome 7, mChiNiv1.1, whole genome shotgun sequence:
- the Mks1 gene encoding tectonic-like complex member MKS1 isoform X2 yields MYIMADLGPYGKLGYKAYEHILCILKVDSNGVITVKPDFTGIKGPYRIETEGEKQEHTSAWKYTIDNVSSLAQPEEEEREQRVFKDLYGRHKEYLSSLVGTDFEMTVPGALRLFVNGEVVSAQGYEYDHLCIHFFVELPAANWSSPSFPQFSGVTQTCATKSQGMDKVAYFSYPFAFEAFFLHEDESADALPEWPVLYCKVLSLDFWQRYRVEGYGAAVLPATPGSHTLTISTWRPMEMGLVAELRRFFIGGSLELEDPSYVRIPGTFKGERLSRFGFRTETTGTVTFRLHCLQQSRAFMESNSLRKQMRSVLDRLEGFSQQSSTHNVLEAFRRARRRMQEARESLPQDLVSPSGTLA; encoded by the exons GCTTGGCTATAAGGCGTATGAACATATCCTCTGCATTCTGAAGGTGGACAGCAATGGGGTGATCACCGTGAAGCCTGACTTCACCGGCATCAAAGGACCCTACag AATCGAGACTGAGGGAGAAAAGCAGGAACATACTTCTGCTTGGAAATACACAATCGACAATGTGTCCTCACTAGCACAGCCAGAGGAGGAGGAGCGGGAGCAGCGTGTGTTCAAGGAC CTTTATGGCCGCCACAAGGAGTACCTCAGCAGCCTCGTGGGCACAGACTTTGAGATG ACTGTCCCAGGTGCCCTCCGGCTCTTTGTAAACGGAGAAGTAG TTTCAGCCCAAGGCTACGAGTATGACCACCTCTGCATCCATTTCTTTGTGGAACTGCCAGCTGCTA ATTGGTCAAGTCCATCATTCCCGCAGTTCTCGGGAGTGACCCAGACCTGTGCCACCAAATCGCAGGGAATG GACAAGGTGGCCTATTTCTCCTACCCGTTCGCGTTTGAAGCCTTCTTTCTCCACGAGGATGAATCAGCTG ACGCCCTCCCGGAGTGGCCCGTGCTCTACTGTAAGGTCCTCTCCCTGGACTTCTGGCAGAGGTACCGTGTGGAAGGCTATGGGGCTGCAGTGCTGCCGGCCACCCCAG GATCACACACCCTGACCATCTCCACATGGAGGCCCATGGAGATGGGCCTTGTGGCAGAGCTAAGGAGGTTCTTCATAGGCggttccttggagctggaggaCCCCTCCTACGTGAGAATCCCGGGAACCTTCAAG GGGGAAAGGCTGAGCCGCTTTGGATTCCGCACTGAGACGACAGGTACTGTCACCTTCCGCTTGCACTGCCTGCAGCAGTCCAG GGCTTTCATGGAATCGAACTCCCTCCGGAAACAGATGCGGAGTGTGTTGGACCGCCTGGAAGGGTTCAGCCAGCAGAGCTCCACACACAATGTACTAG AAGCCTTCCGTAGAGCCCGGCGCCGCATGCAGGAGGCCCGAGAGAGCCTCCCCCAGGACCTTGTGAGCCCCTCCGGAACACTAGCCTAG